The genomic stretch GCTGGTCTCCGGCGTGGAAACCGTGTGGAGCGGCGTGGAGATCCCCGCCTACGGCGATGCCATCACCCGCAAGGACTACCGCGGCAAGGGCATCACCCTGGAACGCTTCGCGGAAATGGCGCGTTTCAACTACGGCAGCACCGTGATCGTGCTGCTGCCCCCGGGCGTGGCCACGCTCAGCCCCGACCTGCATGCGGAATCCCCCGTGCGCCTGGGCCAGCGTCTGGCCACCCGCGGCTGAGGCGGATCAGCGCGCGGCGCGCTCGAAGCCGAACAGCGCCCCCAGCGGATGCTTGCGGCGCTCGATGATGGCGCGCAGCAGGCCGGCACCCAGCATCGAATAGGTGATGCCGTTGCCGCCGTAGGCCATCGCGAAGAGCACCCGCGGGCCGTGCTGTGGGTGCGGCCCGAACCACGGCAGGCCGTCTTCGGTTTCGGCAAAGGTGCCACCCCACGCGAACGCGGGCGTGACCGGCAGGTGCGGGAGCATCGCGGCGACCCGTTTGGCCAGTTTGCGCGCCCTGCGATCCACTACGGCATCGCGGCGGGCGGGGATATCGATCGCGTCGTCTTCTCCCCCCACCAGCAGGCGGCCGTCGCTGGTGGTGCGCAGGTACAGATAGGGCCGCGCGGTTTCCCAGACCAGCGTGTGGCGCAGCGGGCCCAGCAGGTCCGGGTCGATGGGATCGGTGACGAAGGCATAGCTGCTGCGGTTGACCGCCACCTTGCGGTCGATCAGGCCCTGCGCCTGGTAGCCGGTGGCCATCACCAGATACTTCGCCTTCACGAGGGTGCCGTCGGCGCACTCCAGTTCCACGCCGCGCACGCGCGGGGTGAAGCGCACCACGGTGGTGCGGTCGTGCACCGCCACCCCGCGCCGCTCCAGTTTCACCAGCAGACGGTAGGCCAAGCGGTAGGGATCCACGCG from Thermomonas sp. XSG encodes the following:
- a CDS encoding FAD-dependent oxidoreductase — its product is MDLKSGYPFWAVSNGLLHAFPPLARDTHCDVAIMGAGITGALIASELADHGHSVCVLDARDVGWGSTAASTAMLQYEIDTHMTDLRDRYGEADAVLAYRSCVEAIDRLQDVSRYAGNVGFARARSLYFASRRRDLPSLRSEFAMRRQHGLDVAWLDAGRVRERFGFDAPAAILSADAARVDPYRLAYRLLVKLERRGVAVHDRTTVVRFTPRVRGVELECADGTLVKAKYLVMATGYQAQGLIDRKVAVNRSSYAFVTDPIDPDLLGPLRHTLVWETARPYLYLRTTSDGRLLVGGEDDAIDIPARRDAVVDRRARKLAKRVAAMLPHLPVTPAFAWGGTFAETEDGLPWFGPHPQHGPRVLFAMAYGGNGITYSMLGAGLLRAIIERRKHPLGALFGFERAAR